The Mesoplasma tabanidae sequence TGAATTTGTTGATGGCACACTTGGAGAATTAATTTCAAAAGAATATGTAAAACGTCATTTTTCAGAAGATGCAAAAAAAGATGTTTTAAAAATGGTTAATGATTTATTAAAAGTTTATGAAAATAGAATTAATGCATTAGATTGAATGTCAGAAGAAACAAAAATTAAAGCGATTGAAAAATTAAAGTCTTTTACTATTAAAATTGGTTACCCAGATAAATGAGAAGATTTAAGTGATGTTCAAATTCTTAGTTATGAAGAAGGCGGAAGTTTATTTGATAGCATGCAAAGCTTAGCAAAACACTACATTAACAAAGAATTAAAAGAAATCAATTTACCAGTTGATAAAACAAAATGATATATGAATGCTCAAACAGTTAATGCTTATTATAATCCAACGTCAAATGAAATTTGTTTCCCTGCAGGAATTTTGCAAAAACCATTTTATGATGTAAATCAATCACATGCTGCAAACCTTGGTGGAATTGGTGCTGTTATTGGTCACGAAGTAAGTCATGGTTTTGATGATGAAGGAAGTAAATTTGATAAAGATGGAAACTTCAAAAATTGATGAACTGAAACAGACAATGAGCAATATAAGTTAAGAACTCAAAGAGTAGTTGATCAGTATAATGAATATCAAATTAATGGTTCTAATGTTAATGGTAAATTAACACTTGGTGAAAATATTGGTGATTTAAGCGGAGTTGCTGCTGCTTTAGATATATGCAAAGCACAAAGTCCGGAAAACTTAAAAGATTTCTTTACAAACTATGCTTTAGTATGAAGAAGAAAAGCAACAGATGAGCAAAAAAACACAAGATTACTGGTTGATCCTCATTCGCCTGAAGAATTCAGATGTAATGGTGTATTGGTAAATATAAATGAATTCCACGAAGTTTATGAAACTAAACCTGGTGATGGTATGTATAAACCAAAAGAAGAAAGAACTAAAGTTTGATAATAAACTAATTAAACCATCTTAAAGATGGTTTTTTTCTTGTTTTAACTTATAATTTTATATAGAAGTAAGAGGTATATGATGCAAAAAGAAGTAAATATTATAGGAGCAGGATTGGCAGGTTGTGAAGCTGCTTATCTATTAGCTAATAATGGAGTGAAAGTCAATTTATTTGAAGTCAAATCTTTAATAAAAAATGATATTCAAAAAACTAATGACCTTGCAGAACTTGTTTGCTCAAATACTTTAAGAAGTAAATCTAAAAAAAATGCAGCTGGAATTTTAAAAAATGAAATGAGATTGTTAAACTCATTAGTTTTACAGGCAGCACTAGAAAATGAAATTCCCGGTGATGACGCTTTAAGTGTTGATCGATTTGGTTTTAGTAAATATATTACTGAGAAAATTAAAAATCATGAAAATATAACCTTAATTGAACAAGAAGTTTTTGAAATTGACTACACAAAAGTAACCATTATAGCTTCAGGGCCCTTAACAACAGAAAAATTAGGTAAAAATATTGAATTAATGACAGGAAATGAAAAATTATTCTTCTTAGATGCTTCTGCTCCTATCATCACAAAAGATAGTATTGATTTTAATAAGGTATATTGAGCAAGCAGACATAATGAAGGTAAAGATGGCCAATATATTTGTATACCACTTAATGAAGAACAATTTAACGCATTTGTAGATGAGTTAAAAAATGCTGAGACAGTTAAATTAAAATCTTTTGAAAAAGAAATCTATTTTAAAGGATGTCAACCAATTGAGCAAATAGCTAAGGCTAGTAAAAAAGTTTTATTAAATGGTCCTTTATCACCAAATAATTTAGCTGATCAAAACGGTGAAACTCCGTTTGCGGTTATACAGCTACGTCAAGATGACGCAATTGATTCACTTTATAATTTTGTTGGTTTTCAAACAAATATTAAATGACCTGAGCAAAAAAGAATATTACAAACATTACCAGGTCTTGAAAATTTAAATATTATTAGATATGGAGTTATGCATAAAAACTATTACATCAACTCACCCAAATTGCTTAATAGAGCATTGCAAGTTAAAAGAAATAAAAACATTTTTTTTGCTGGGCAAATAACCGGTGTTGAAGGTTATATTGAATCTGCAAGTAGTGGAATTTTAACAGCAATAAATGTTTTAGCATATTTAAATAATATGAAAATAGAACAGCCATCAAGAAGATCAATGTTGGGTGCTTTAAACTTTTATATAACAAATCCAAAACATGAAAAATTAAAACCGATGAAGTGTAACTTAGGAATTTTAGATCAGCTAAATAAAACTGCTAAATCAGAATTTTATTCATTTGATGAATCTGAAAAAGAAATAAGAAAATTTGTTAAAGCAATAAGCAGTTTTGTAAAAATAGGTGAAGGCAATGAATAGTAAATGAAATAATTTGTTAGCAAATAATAATCTTTTTAAAAGAATTCTTGAAACAATGAATAGTGCTTATGAAACTAAAGAAATTATTTATCCATCAAGAAAAGATTGTTTAAGGTTATTTGATTTAATATCTCCAGAAGAAATTAAAGTTGTTATTATTGGTCAAGATCCATATCATAATCCTAAACAGGCAAATGGAATTGCATTTAGTGCAAGTAATGAAATCAAAACTCCTAAAAGTTTAATTAATATTTTTAAAGAGTTAGATAATGATTTGAATGTTAAACATTATCAAAATAATGATTTAAGTGGATGAGTTAAACAAGGTGTTTTATTAATAAATACTTGTTGAACAGTTATTGAAAATAATCCCGGAAGTCATGCTAAATTAGGTTGACAAGAAATAGTTAGTGATATTTTAAGCAATTTAAATAAAAGCAATCCAAATTTGGTTTATTGTCTATGAGGTAACTATGCAAAAAAAGTTTATGAAAATTTAGAGTTTAAAACAAATAATGTAATTAGCTCTTCTCATCCATCACCTTTTAGTTATTTGAAAGGGTTTAAAAACACAAAGCCTTTTTCAAAAATAAACGCAATTTTACTTAATAATAATTTAGAACCAATTGATTGGTCTAAATAAGGTAAAATAATAAATAAGGAGTTACATATGAAAAAAATAAATGAATTAAATAACACAGTGTCATCAGCTGATCTAGTTGTTAGACTTGAAAAAGTTATTGTTTCAACAGCAACTAATGGTTCATCATATTTAATTTTAAATTTATCAGATAAAACTGGTAGAGTAGAAGCTAGAAAATGAACTGTAACAGATGATGATAAACAATTATTGCAACCAAATGCTTTTGTTTTATTTAAGAATGCTGCTATAAACGAATTTAGAGGTGTATTACAGCTTAAAGTAAATGATTATAGTATTCTTAGCGAAACTGACTTAAACAACTATGGATTAGAGGCAAAAGACTTTTTTATTGAAGCACCAATAAACATTGAAAAGAATTATGCAGAATTAATGACTATTCTTGAAGGGTTAACAAATCAAACTTATCGTGAATTAACAGTTGGTTTAATTAAAAAATATGAAAAAGAATTTTGAACTTATCCAGCAGCAATGTCAATTCATCATAATGTTAAAGGTGGATTATTTTGACATAGTTTTACACTAGTTAAAAATGCTTTAGCTTTAAAACCAAGTTATGCTTATGCTTCAATCGATTGAGAATTATTAATTTGTGGTGCTATCCTACATGATATTGGTAAAGTAATTGAAATTATTGATCCAACTGGAACTGATTATAGTTTACAAGGAAAAGTCATTGGACATATTAGTATTGGTAATACAGAACTTAACAAAATAGCAGAAGAACTAAACTTATATAAAGATGATCAAGGAAATATTAATGAGTCGTTAACTTTATTACAACATATGATTATTGCAAGTCATGGTAAAAAAGAATATGGTTCACCAACTGAACCTGTTATCATTGAAGCTATTATGCTATCAATGTTTGATGATCTAGATGCAAAAGTATTTAAGATAAATGATGAATTAAACAAAGTTGAACACAAAACATGAACACCAAGAATAATTAGCGTTGATGGGAAAATGTTTTATAAACATAAAAAGTAATGTAATGTAACTTAGGTTACATTTTTTTGTAAAAAAATGTATTAAAAAAGATGACTTTAAGGCCATCTTTTATTTTGCTATTTCATTAAATACATCTTCTAAAGTTGCATATTTAAGATTAACGTTCTTATCATGCAAAAAACCTTCATCCTCTTTAAACTTTGGCAGGATGTGTTCATGATAATGAAATACGACTTGTTTAGCTATTGCTTCTTGATTAGATACATAGTTAAAGCCTTTAACTCCATCTAACTTTTCTTCAAGTAATTCAGCAACAACTTTTTTTGCTTTACTTACTTCAGATAAATATAAATCAGGAGTCTTAGTTAAATTTTCAGCATGTATTTTTGGAATTACTAGTGCATGTCCATCAGTTACAGGATTAATATCTAAGAATGCATAAACATATTCATTCTCATAGATTTTGTATGAAGGAATTTCTTGCTTTATTATTTTACAAAATAAACAATCTTTCATTAGTCTGAACTATTTCCATCTTCATCTTTAATATACTTAGCAATTTCATCATATAAACCTTGGAATAGAACATTGTCACCATCCATTATGTATTTAGTATATAATTCTTCTTTAGCTTCTGTAGTGTAATCAGTATCTCCGGCAACTAAACCATTTTCAAGTTCTTTAATTAGTAATTGTTTATTAGCTGCAGTTAAGTTTTTAATATCTGAACTTGATTGAACTGAATTTCTTCAGCTTTCGCTTAAATCATAAACACTTTTTGGATCAGCATTTCTTGCTCATAAAACAGAATATAAAATTTTATCAGTTTCTTGAACTTTGTCTTGCTCAGTTGCATCAAAACCATTTGTAAAAGTTGTATTTTTTTTGTTTATTGTTTCATGGATTCCCAGCATTGTATCAACATTATTATTAACATCAACTTTAATAGTCTTTAAATTTCCTAAAGTGAATGAACCAGTTTTAGCAGTAGCCTTAATATAAGGATTTCCACTTTTGTCTTTAATAACGTCAATACCTTTAGTAAATGATAATTCTTTCACATCATCAACATAAGGACTATATTTATCACCAAGCGGTACTCAAGTATCACTTGGAATAGAAATTGTTGCTGTTCCATTAACAGGATTTAAAGTAACATTTGAATTATCATAAATATCATTTAAATATATAGGTAAAACTAAAACTATTTCGTTTTCACCTTTATCACCAACTGCAAAACCTTGATCTTTTGGACCAGTTAATAGAGTTGGTCTATCAATTGATTTAGCTGCTGTTTGAGCATCAGTTGAAATACTTAAAGAACCACTAATTGCTTCAACACCAGTATCATTATTTTTAACAATACCATTATAACCAATTAATCCCAATGAGAAAGGATCAGTCCCTAGTTTTGTTTCATTTTCTAATTTAGGATTTTCTTCTGTTCCTTCTTTAAGACTAAAATTATCCTTTAAAGCTTTAATACTATTAGAATCTAAAATTACATTTCCACTTCCAGTTGAATCACCTAAAACTTTTTTATAAGATTTAACCCATTGTGTAGCATCTGATGAAACCTTTGATTTAAAAGACCAAATTAATTTAACATTTGAACTCTTAGTTTCAGAAGTCAAAGAATTTTGAACAGACGAAACTAATTTATTTGACGTATTCAGTCTAACAAAAGACCTTGTATAGTTAGTGTTTGTTAAATTTGTTGAATATAAATTACTATCTAAATAAGCTAAACTAATTAGTTGAGTGTAAAGATCTGGAATTATTTTAGCATTTATATAGCTTTGGAAACGATATTTCATAATTTCCTTACCACTAAATCCATCGTCAATTTCAGATTTCTTAACTAAAAAATTACCTTTTACATCAGCTATTGAAGTGTCTTTGTTTAAAACTTTTTTTGTAGTTGGAAGGTTATCTATTTTTTCATTATTAGGTGACCCAACAATAAAGAAGTTGTCTTTTCCATTTAAAGTTTCAATGCTTGGTATATTTCATTCAAATTCACCAAACTCACCTAAAACTTGTCATCTAGTAGGTTTAGCATCATCATCTTGCTTATAGTAAATAGAATATGTTATCTTAGCATCATCTGAAAATAAATTAAAAGGATTTAAAGAATGATTATTTCGATATTTTTTATCATCAACTAAACCTTTTCTATCACTTATTATGTTAGCTGTGTATTCACTAAAGAATTTATTAGTGGCTAAGTCATTTAATAAATTAGAAGTAATATTTTCAGTAGTATCTTTTTCTTTTAAATTTAAAGTAGACGCAAGTGTTGAACTTGTTGCTCTATATTCTTCTTCTGCAATTTTTTTATCTAATATTTTTAAAACATCAGCAATTATTTCAGTATCACTAATTTTCAAAAACTTTTCTGCTTGTGAAACACTTATAAAACCGCTATCTTTCATTTTTATAATAAAAGTTTTATATATTTCTTTGTTACTAAAATTTAATTTTGAAAATCTTTTAACTGAAGTTGTACATGAAATAACAACTGATGAAGTTGTAGCAGTTAAACCAATTGCTGCTAATATAGCTAATAATTTTTTCATTATTTAACTCCTCCTTCATGTTTATTTAAAACATTAATAATTATTTCATTGTTAAAATATTTGTCTGATATTTTATAAGTATATTTGTTAGAATTTGATAATTGTGTTTTTCATTTAGTGTTTTCTTGAATAGCAGAATAACTTATTTCTAAACCATTTTTAGGAATAAACTTTCTTGAAATTTCAGTTTTTAAATCTTTATATTGTTTATTATAGTTAACTTCAACTGTTTCATTTCAAGTATTGTTACCTAAAGTAAAACTTGTAACTGGAGCACCAACAACTGTTTCTTGTTGATCTTTAATAACATTAATTAATTCATAAACTGCTTTTTCATCTACACCTTCACCAGTTGTTTCAAAAAACATACCAAATAATTGATCATATTTACCATTTGTTTTTAAAACTTGATCTAAGTATATTCATAATCATTGACTTAATAATCCAAAGTTTTCAGAAGTTGAAGTGGTTGCCTTAGCATCAGCTATAATATCAAAATTATAAAATAAATTTAATTTATCATCATCACTTGATAAGAAACCCTTAGCTACTGTATTGTTAACTAAAAATCTTTCATAGTCATTTGTAATAGAATAGTTAATTACTTTACTATAATCATTTCCAAAATCAGTACCCATGTTATTAATTATTTTTTGCTTATCAAGATCATTATTTATTCCAGGCTCAACTTTACTAGTAGAACCACCAGTTTCATCAGCACTAATTTTTGATTCTGGTTGAACTGGAGATTCGCTTGAATTTAACTTAGGATTTAGTAAATAAGGAATTAACTCTTTTTTTGTATTTGAAAGAAGGTCATAAGCTATTGATTGTTGTTTATCCTGATCAATTTTATTACTTTCATTTGTAGTTGTATCATTTTGATTTAAAAGGCTATATCCATCAATTTTCATAAAATGTAAACCGTCTGTGTCTATAAATGCAATGATACCTTCTTTAGCATTTAATACTTTATAAGGTTTAACTTCAGTTGCTGCTTCTCTAGAATTTGAACTGTCTGTAGCATGTCTTCCTAAGTCATTTACAAGATTAAACAACAGGTTCATTCCTTCTTTAGCATCACCATTAAGTTTTTCTGTTTTTTTATAAAAACTATCTCAATCACCAATAATATTTGTATTTTCTGGCTTTCAAGTTGTTTCATTTGAA is a genomic window containing:
- a CDS encoding uracil-DNA glycosylase, which gives rise to MNSKWNNLLANNNLFKRILETMNSAYETKEIIYPSRKDCLRLFDLISPEEIKVVIIGQDPYHNPKQANGIAFSASNEIKTPKSLINIFKELDNDLNVKHYQNNDLSGWVKQGVLLINTCWTVIENNPGSHAKLGWQEIVSDILSNLNKSNPNLVYCLWGNYAKKVYENLEFKTNNVISSSHPSPFSYLKGFKNTKPFSKINAILLNNNLEPIDWSK
- a CDS encoding 3'-5' exoribonuclease YhaM family protein; protein product: MKKINELNNTVSSADLVVRLEKVIVSTATNGSSYLILNLSDKTGRVEARKWTVTDDDKQLLQPNAFVLFKNAAINEFRGVLQLKVNDYSILSETDLNNYGLEAKDFFIEAPINIEKNYAELMTILEGLTNQTYRELTVGLIKKYEKEFWTYPAAMSIHHNVKGGLFWHSFTLVKNALALKPSYAYASIDWELLICGAILHDIGKVIEIIDPTGTDYSLQGKVIGHISIGNTELNKIAEELNLYKDDQGNINESLTLLQHMIIASHGKKEYGSPTEPVIIEAIMLSMFDDLDAKVFKINDELNKVEHKTWTPRIISVDGKMFYKHKK
- the trmFO gene encoding methylenetetrahydrofolate--tRNA-(uracil(54)-C(5))-methyltransferase (FADH(2)-oxidizing) TrmFO, producing MQKEVNIIGAGLAGCEAAYLLANNGVKVNLFEVKSLIKNDIQKTNDLAELVCSNTLRSKSKKNAAGILKNEMRLLNSLVLQAALENEIPGDDALSVDRFGFSKYITEKIKNHENITLIEQEVFEIDYTKVTIIASGPLTTEKLGKNIELMTGNEKLFFLDASAPIITKDSIDFNKVYWASRHNEGKDGQYICIPLNEEQFNAFVDELKNAETVKLKSFEKEIYFKGCQPIEQIAKASKKVLLNGPLSPNNLADQNGETPFAVIQLRQDDAIDSLYNFVGFQTNIKWPEQKRILQTLPGLENLNIIRYGVMHKNYYINSPKLLNRALQVKRNKNIFFAGQITGVEGYIESASSGILTAINVLAYLNNMKIEQPSRRSMLGALNFYITNPKHEKLKPMKCNLGILDQLNKTAKSEFYSFDESEKEIRKFVKAISSFVKIGEGNE
- a CDS encoding M13 family metallopeptidase, whose amino-acid sequence is MTKIRPQDNFYDSVNKEWIDNNQLPDGYASWGSFEMLQKKSTDDIKAIINELVSAKNLDRESQMIANLRSNYLNNQARNEQGIDQIKPILIKIKELANKSQLTTLFIELFKGWGISLFHSKGVDSDFKDSNLRALMIDSMGLGMSDRDFYETTHPRHEEIKNAYKNYIENLVKLSKVELKTSDIFTLIYNFEEKISKSMFKQEELREPENIYNVVTIQDLNTICPIIDWTAYLNQTGYDKAKKIILIEPKYFEKLNEMINEISLDDLKDIMIYKLTSSYSKMLTIDLYENAFKYGSVFSGVKKMKPIEDRVVEFVDGTLGELISKEYVKRHFSEDAKKDVLKMVNDLLKVYENRINALDWMSEETKIKAIEKLKSFTIKIGYPDKWEDLSDVQILSYEEGGSLFDSMQSLAKHYINKELKEINLPVDKTKWYMNAQTVNAYYNPTSNEICFPAGILQKPFYDVNQSHAANLGGIGAVIGHEVSHGFDDEGSKFDKDGNFKNWWTETDNEQYKLRTQRVVDQYNEYQINGSNVNGKLTLGENIGDLSGVAAALDICKAQSPENLKDFFTNYALVWRRKATDEQKNTRLLVDPHSPEEFRCNGVLVNINEFHEVYETKPGDGMYKPKEERTKVW
- a CDS encoding lipoprotein; the encoded protein is MKKLLAILAAIGLTATTSSVVISCTTSVKRFSKLNFSNKEIYKTFIIKMKDSGFISVSQAEKFLKISDTEIIADVLKILDKKIAEEEYRATSSTLASTLNLKEKDTTENITSNLLNDLATNKFFSEYTANIISDRKGLVDDKKYRNNHSLNPFNLFSDDAKITYSIYYKQDDDAKPTRWQVLGEFGEFEWNIPSIETLNGKDNFFIVGSPNNEKIDNLPTTKKVLNKDTSIADVKGNFLVKKSEIDDGFSGKEIMKYRFQSYINAKIIPDLYTQLISLAYLDSNLYSTNLTNTNYTRSFVRLNTSNKLVSSVQNSLTSETKSSNVKLIWSFKSKVSSDATQWVKSYKKVLGDSTGSGNVILDSNSIKALKDNFSLKEGTEENPKLENETKLGTDPFSLGLIGYNGIVKNNDTGVEAISGSLSISTDAQTAAKSIDRPTLLTGPKDQGFAVGDKGENEIVLVLPIYLNDIYDNSNVTLNPVNGTATISIPSDTWVPLGDKYSPYVDDVKELSFTKGIDVIKDKSGNPYIKATAKTGSFTLGNLKTIKVDVNNNVDTMLGIHETINKKNTTFTNGFDATEQDKVQETDKILYSVLWARNADPKSVYDLSESWRNSVQSSSDIKNLTAANKQLLIKELENGLVAGDTDYTTEAKEELYTKYIMDGDNVLFQGLYDEIAKYIKDEDGNSSD
- a CDS encoding HIT family protein, whose product is MKDCLFCKIIKQEIPSYKIYENEYVYAFLDINPVTDGHALVIPKIHAENLTKTPDLYLSEVSKAKKVVAELLEEKLDGVKGFNYVSNQEAIAKQVVFHYHEHILPKFKEDEGFLHDKNVNLKYATLEDVFNEIAK